A genomic segment from Antedon mediterranea chromosome 6, ecAntMedi1.1, whole genome shotgun sequence encodes:
- the LOC140051239 gene encoding vitamin K-dependent gamma-carboxylase-like, whose amino-acid sequence MYVVYLLMCLGALGLMFGFLYRLSCLTFVLTYWYVYLLDKSVWNNHSYLYGLLGLQFLFIDANRCWSVDGLIRPSIRNSHVPLWNYALIQFQIFIVYFIAGLKKLDKDWITGYSMDNLALNWIFDPFRLFLTNEHIDLYIVHIGGLMLDLMIGFLLYFDKTRPVAAFFCVSFHAMNSQMFQIGMFPYTMLVSILMFCYADWPRQLFKRLPQVCHIVLPLNTPLQSSKHCLYQESDSHQQLDSHQQPDEVISPIRKSHKQKRKSKEEVIIKRTNDETESTIYLKHRIIFGVLSAYSLTQVILPYSHFVTKGYNNWTNGLYGYSWDMMVHSWSSQHIKITFVDNKTGEVGYITPGVHLWEGASERWSAHGDMLKQYAMCLADHLKDHNIHNTQLYFDVWRSLNGRFQQRMWNPKVDIVAADWSPFNQSSFLMPLLSELSPWRTKFEEIEDSLDNHTTVVFVADFPGLHLENFVDPNLGNTSIQVLKGSLVVEITDYKENITLHEGGSIQVPSGKFHIVHTVSEEPSCYMYLTVNTTDVAIRKKFNDFKEIRNSNESSLAEFSSKELQIFKDLLEHEKLIEEYRNMTLFDRFRDFYETKFSLFASSFNSAFQAVHNIANSASFRL is encoded by the exons ATGTATGTGGTTTACCTGCTGATGTGTCTTG GAGCCTTGGGGCTAATGTTTGGATTTTTATATCGCCTCAGCTGTCTTACATTTGTGCTCACATACTGGTACGTCTATCTACTGGACAAATCTGTATGGAACAACCACTCCTATCTGTATGGACTTCTTGGATTACAGTTCCTATTCATTGATGCAAACCGCTGTTG gTCGGTAGATGGACTTATAAGGCCATCTATAAGAAATTCACATGTTCCACTTTGGAATTATGCCTTAATACAATTTCAA atttttatagtatattttattgctggtttgaaaaaacttgataaagaTTGGATAACAGGGTATTCAATGGACAATCTCGCTCTCAACTGGATATTTGATCCATTTAG GTTATTTCTGACGAATGAGCATATTGATTTGTATATTGTTCATATAGGAGGTTTAATGCTAGATTTGATGATTGGTTTCTTGCTATACTTTGACAAGACAAGACCAGTGGCTGCTTTCTTTTGTGTCTCCTTTCATGCAATGAACTCTCAAATGTTCCAAATAG GAATGTTTCCATACACTATGCTTGTATCTATCCTAATGTTTTGTTATGCTGACTGGCCAAGACAACTGTTTAAACGCTTGCCACAAGTATGCCACATAGTTCTTCCGTTGAATACGCCACTTCAGAGCAGTAAACATTGCTTGTATCAAGAATCAGATAGCCACCAACAACTAGATAGCCACCAACAACCAGATGAGGTCATCAGCCCAATTAGAAAATCACACAAACAGAAACGAAAATCAAAAGAAGAAGTAATCATTAAAAGAACCAACGATGAAACAGAAAGTACAATTTATCTTAAACACAGAATCATTTTCGGAGTTCTTTCAGCTTATTCATTAACTCAAGTGATCTTGCCCTATTCACATTTTGTTACAAAG GGATACAACAACTGGACAAATGGACTGTACGGCTACTCTTGGGACATGATGGTTCATAGCTGGTCAAGTCAACATATTAAAATTACCTTTGTAGACAACAAAACTGGGGAAGTCGGCTACATCACTCCAGGTGTACAT CTTTGGGAAGGTGCTAGTGAAAGATGGAGTGCCCATGGAGACATGCTAAAGCAGTATGCCATGTGCTTAGCTGACCACCTTAAAGATCATAACATACACAATACACAACTTTACTTTGATGTTTGGCGATCATTGAATGGAAGATTTCAACAAAG AATGTGGAATCCTAAAGTTGATATCGTTGCAGCTGATTGGTCACCATTTAACCAATCAAGTTTCCTAATGCCTCTTCTCTCAGAATTATCGCCATGGAGAACAAAGTTTGAAGAGATTGAAGATTCTTTGGACAACCATACTACAGTAGTGTTTGTGGCAGACTTTCCTG GCTTGCATCTTGAGAACTTTGTAGATCCAAACCTTGGCAACACAAGTATTCAGGTTTTAAAGGGTAGTTTAGTGGTTGAAATTACAgattataaagaaaatattacatTACATGAGGGCGGTAGTATACAG GTGCCTTCTGGTAAGTTTCATATTGTACACACAGTATCAGAAGAACCTTCTTGTTACATGTACTTGACCGTTAATACAACAGATGTCGCTATTAGGAAGAAATTTAACGACTTTAAAGAAATTCGAAACAGCAATGAGTCTAGTTTGGCAG aGTTTTCTTCTAAAGAACTTCAAATATTCAAAGATCTCCTAGAACATGAGAAACTTATAGAAGAGTACAGGAACATGACATTGTTTGATCGATTTAGAGATTTCTATGAAACAAAGTTTTCGTTGTTCGCCTCAAG TTTTAATAGTGCGTTTCAGGCTGTTCATAACATTGCCAACTCAGCATCTTTCAGACTCTAA